The nucleotide sequence ATTTCCCCTAAAAACTCCTGATATTTATTATGTTTTCAAACAGATTTAATGCAAAACGAAGCAATATCAGGAGAAACCCGGCAGGAATAATCAGGTACCATACCCAGGCTTTAATCCCAAGTATGATACCTGTTCCATGAACGATTTCCATCCTGATATAACCCACTGATGAATGAACCATAAAAAAACAGATTGTGATGCAGGCAATTGAAGTTATTACTTCCCGCAATGAGATTAAAAACGGGGACATAAATTGTCCGAAAATATCTATTTTGATATGCCTGTTTTCTGTTGTCAGCATGGATGCCCCAAGAAAGGTTATCCAGAGCAGCATCATCCTTGAAAAGGGTTCACTCCATCCCATGTTATTTAAAACAAGGTTTGCAGGTTCAAAACCCAGCTTAGTATATAAGGCGCGAAGGATTACATTCAGAAAAGAAAAAATGATCATGAGACTAAATGACAGAATAATTAGCCCGCGCTCAAGATATTCTATAACTTGGTATATGTCTTTAATTTTCAATTAGTTGATCGTTCTTTATGTAGTATATTATTAACCTTTAAAAGCAGTGTATCAGGAAATATTTCGCCTATAAGGCTATTGGCAATTTCATTATGGAGTTCATTAAATTCGGCAACTTCCTTTGGACCTGGATGATCAGATATCTTGACGCCTTTCTGAACGATTATTTTAATGGATTCATCAGCCTGTTTATTCAGGGCAGATGATAACTCGGTCATGGATATCTTGACTTCATTATTAAATAGTTTAATCAAATCCTCAGGAATATTATCAAAATATTCTTTAGAAATGAGAATAGCTCCTGTTGAGTGGGCAATAGGAAATCCGGTCATATGACTCATCCTATCATTCCATTGCATAGACAGGGCTCCTATGGGCGGAGCATAGACCGTATCTATCATATTAGTGTTTATGGCTGTTGTCACATCTGTAATGGAAAGTGATATTGGGATTGAACCCATCATTGTAAATGTCTTTTTTGAGACAGGGTCCCCTGACCATGTCCAAATTTTTAATCCTTTAAAATCATTGCGGTTTTTTATCTCTTTTTTTGAAAACAGATACACATCACCTACTTCTGCCCAGGTTATGTATTCAAAACCTTTCTTCCTGAATTCTTCTTTAAAAAGGATGTCAAGTTCCCTGTGCACTGCCTTAACTTCATCACTATTTTTAAATAAAAAAGGCAAGTCCATGATTCGCCATATTGGAAGTATTTCATTAATGCCAACGCCTGAAAAGGCTGCACAATGGATTTGACCGATCCGGATCTTTTTTAAAACATCAAGCTCATCACCTGCGATCCCCCCTGCATAAATACGAAAACCTATTTTCCCCTGACTCTTTAACCTGAGTCTTTTATCAAGATCCCGCATATAGTTGACCCATATGGAGCCATCAGGCGCAACAGTTGCGAACTTAATTATAAATGTCTTGTCTGCGCAGTATGTTTTATTATTTAAAAAGAAAATGCCAAGAACCAATATGACCAAACAATATAATGATTTGAAAAAAACTAATTTATATCTTTTCATGTATGATAACCCTGTTAAAAAAATCATATAAAATACTCATCAATATTATTCAATAAAATTTTGGCCTTTTCGCGAAAGACAGTATTTATAAGACATAGATCATCAGGATAGGCAATCTTACCACTGATAATTTCATTAAGAAGCGATATAAACATTTCTTTATTTTGTGTTCCTACACAGTAATACCTTGCATAATAATACTGTGAAAGAAAGAACATTCTTTTACCCGACAGCAGTGCATTATCATAATATTTTTTTGCAGTTTCAAAATCACCTCCAAGCATGGCAGGCTTAACTGAATTGCTCAAAGCCTTAAGGAGACAGGGGAGTGCAAAAAAGGTGTCAGGATATTTTTCTGCCAGTTTATCAATGCACAACTGAGCGTTTCCAAGCTGTGCGATCGCCTCAGGTCTGTGTATATTAAGGTTTATCCAAAGACACCATGAGGCAGTTGCCCACATAAAACCTTCGATATTTACCTTATCCTCCAGACAAATGAACCTTTCAAGTAACTCTTCCCTGTTTAAATTATCAGGTATCCCGGTAAAACCAGCGGTTTTAAACCCGTAACTGGCTGCCCTTAAATAGAGGGAAGAGGCACTCTCATCATCAACACCTTCAATAAAAAACAGGCTATAGCCACAATAACCAGCAGATAATAATCTAAGAAGATCAAGATTTTGAGGATCACTTTTTAACAATCCCTCTAATATTTTTAAATTACCGGGAAGCGCCTGTTTAGCTATCGCATAATCACACTCTTCATAAATAGATAATGAGATATTATTTAATAAAGAGGGTGACATCCTTACAGCTATTTTCATACAGCCTCCGGCTGTAATTAAGAAAATAATCATCAATAAAGTGAAATATAATATCTTGATTTTCATGTATTCTGTTTCAAATTAAATATAATTACTCAACATCAGAAAAATAATAATTTTTATCATAAAAAAAATAACACAGGCAAGAAGAAAACCGGAAAATTTAAGTGTATAAATTAAAAGTTTTTCTGGTGTTTGTAATTTTTTCAATTATAATTAATGACTTTTCACAAATAGGAGGATCTCTTTATATGAAAATATTGCTTTTAGGTTCAAGTGGTTTACTTGGAAGTGACTGCAGGGATGTATTGAAAGATGAACATCAAGTTATTGCGCCATCCAGTTCAGAACTTGATATTATCAGTTGGGATGCAGCGATTGACAGCCTTCATAAAATTTCACCGAATGTGATTATTAATTGTGCCGCCTATACAGATGTAAATGGTTGTGAAAAGGATGACTATAGAATTAAAAAGGTTAATATAGAAGGGCCAAGAAATTTTGCCCAGGGTTCTGCGCGTTACAATAGCCGTATGATTCATATTTCAAGCGATTATGTATTCAGCGGGCAGAAGGGAATACCTCAGCCTTATTTTGAAGATGACCCTGTTGAACCAGTTTCTGCTTATGGAAGGTGCAAGGTTGAATCTGAAGTAGCGGTCAAAGAAAATGCTCCCAGCTACATAATAATCAGGACAGGCTGGCTGTATGGGAAAAATGGTAATGATTTCATTGATGCACTCCTTATGAAGGCAATGAAAAGCCCCAGGAAAACTGTCAAGGTGGTTGATGACCAGGTAGGTTCACCAACATGGTCATACCGTCTTGCCTTACAGATCAAAACGCTTCTTAAGACCGATCTAAAGGGTACTTTTCATGCAACAGCAGAAGGATATTGCAGCAGATATGAGTTTGCTCAACATGTCTTTGAACAGCTTAATATCAAGACCCCGATTAAACCATGCAAGCTTTCTGACTTTCCTCAACCGGCGAAAAGACCGCATAACTGTATACTTGAAAACAGATTGCTTAAAAACCTGGGTTACAATGTCATGGCTGATTGGAAGGAAGATGTTAATGAATACCTTGAGAAATATGGAAAGGATCTGATTAAAGAGGCCAAAGCAAAGAAATAATACTTTTTTGTCTGAAACCCCTTAATACCAAAGGGTTTCAGACAAAATACTCAGATTTTGTTGCTTATTACTGCCGCTTCATAGATAGCCTCTTTTGCACCCCTTGCCTGTATACAGTCTCCTAATAAATATACCTCAATGCCTTTATTTTTAAGGTCATTATACAATTTGTTATCAGGTATATTTCCTGTCGAAACAACCAGTTTATCAAATTCAATAGAGAATTGATTATTGTTTTTATCTGCAACATATACCCTGTCATCGGTTATCTCCTTTAAAGTATGCTCCGTAAGGATTTTTACCCTGTTTTCTTTTAGCCCTTTTATTATCATCTTTTTGGTTGCAGCCTCTATCTGACTGCCTATTCTGGGTAACTGTTCAACGATTGTTACACTGCAACCTTTATTAGATAAATCAAGGGCGATCTCACACCCGCTTGATCCTCCGCCCAGAACCACAATATTTCCTCCATTTATAGTCACTGCCATGTTTAAAATTTCAGGCACTGTTATGACATTCTGGCTATTTATGCCCTGAATTGGTGGCATATAAGGTATTGACCCTGTCGCGATAATGACTGCATCCGGATTAAGGTCAATAATCTCTTTGAGTGTTATCTCATGGTTAAGGTGGCAATTTATATTTTCTTTTTCTATCTGGAAAAGGAGATAATCCAGTAACAGGCTCAATTCCTTTTTAAAGTAGGGTTTAATAGCATAAAGCAGTTGTCCGCCGAGCTGATTATTTTTCTCATAAAGATCAACAAAATGTCCTCTTTTTGATGTAATGTGGGCGGCATTTAATCCTCCCGGACCACCACCCACTATCAGAACATTTTTAGGTCTTACAGCAGGCTGAAAAACCAGTTCATTCTCTCTGCCAAGAGTTGGATTGACAAGACACTCAATCTTTCCATTTCGAAAAATGCTCTGCATACATGTGTTACATGCTATGCATTTTCTTATATCATCCAGTCTGCCTGCCTTGGCCTTTTTAGGCAGCTCAGGATCAGCCAGAAGGCCTCTGCCCATGCAGATAAGGTCGGCCCTCTTTTCTTTTATTATTTTATCAGCGATCACAGGATCATTTATTCTGCCTACAACCATAACAGGTATATCTATTGCTGATTTAATTTTTTCTGCAGATTCAATAAGGCATGCCTGTTTCATGAACATTGACTGACATATCCATTCAGGAGTTGCATCATTTCCAGCAGAGACTTGTATTACATCAAGACCTTCAGGTATTAACAGCTTTAATATTTCAATACTTTCCTCTGTGGTAAGACCATCTGGAACAAATTCCTGTGCGCTGATCTTGAATGAGAGAGGAAAATCCTGTCCAACCCTTTTTCTTACCTCTCGTATTATATCCCTGGCAAATCTTGATCTTTTATTGATAGTTCCACCATATTCATCCTCTCTTACATTTGAAAATCCGGATAAAAACTGGTTTATCAGGTAGCCGTGTGCTCCATGTATTTCTATCAATTCAAAACCTGCTGCTTTTGCTCTTTCAGCAGCATCCCCAAACTGGGTAATAATTTTTTCAATACCCTTAATTGAAAGAGGCTCTACTTCTCCTTTAATTGAGGGGCAGGGGAGGTCGGAAGGGGCAAAGGGCTTCCGGTTAATCACCCTTGATGGAACCTGTCTGCCTGCATGATGTATCTGGATTGCAGGGATGCAGCCTTCATTTTTAATTACTGCCGCTGCCCTGGATATATCCTTTATAAATCGGTCATCATATATCCTTGCCTGATGGTTGGAAACCACACCTTCCGGGGCAACACCATGCGCCTCCATAATTATCATTGCAGGGCCACCAGATGCACGCAGCCTGTAATGTTCTATGGTTTTTTCTGAATATGCTCCGTCGTTTTCTATAAGAAAAGATGCCAGTCCAGGCATTACTATCCTGTTTTTAAAATGGCAGTTTTTTATTGAAAAAGAAGTAAATAGATACTGCATGTCTCCTCAATAAAGAGGTTAATAAAATTTTAGAATAGATATAAAAAAGAGTTTTTTTTGTCAAATATAAAACCTGTATCAGGTTTATCAAAAATATTATAGATTAAGTTGTAAAACATAAACTTATCTATTATAAATCCAAAATCAGTACGAAAATTGAACATCATTAATTGTTAAAAATTGAGTTAATTATATTATGATATATTTAAAAAAAAGAAATAGTTATCCTTTATTATCAGTGGACATTGATCATTTTTCAGATCAGCCAGGCACATTTTGTATGAGCTATGGTTTTGATAATTCTAAGTTAGTTAAATCTATAGATACTATTGGGCTTATAAATCACCCCTGTATTATTAAAAGTAAAAATCAGCCAATTGAGGTAATAACTGGCTACAGGCGTATCCTTGCTCTAAAAGAACTCAATGTAAAGGAGGTCTTTTGCTTTGACCTTACAGATTCAGGTCTGACATCATATCAAATTCTTATGTTTGCATTACATGATAATCTGTATACGCGAGAATTAAACACTGTAGAAAAAAGTATGGTAATCAGAATGTTACATGAATTAGTTAAAGATTCAAATCTGATATGTGAGGTCTGTTCTTTAATTAAGGTAAACAAAAAGGATTATCCTGTATTCTTGAAAATCAACATGCTTGATGACTCTATTAAACAATATATATCAAATGATATTTTAAACATTAAGATAATAGAATCATTGATTCGCATGGATAAAGAGGATATTTTACTGATCAGTAATCTGGTTAATAAGTTAAAATTAAGCTATAGCTATCAGTTACAATTTATTGATTATACAAGTGATATTTCTAGGATTAAAAAATCTCCAATCTCTATTTTACTTAATGATGAAAATATTCAGGAAGTGCTGAGAGATGAAAAAAAGAATATACCTCAAAAGGCAAAGGAATTTATGGACTATTTGCGGTTGATGCGCAACCCAAATATCTCAAGATATAAGGATATATTTGAAAAAAAGGTAAAAGACTTGCAGCTGCCTGAAAATGTTAGAATACAAAATCCGCAATTTTTTGAATCAAAAGGATACAGGATGGAAATTGACTTCAATAATGGGGAAGAATTGAAAAAGGTTTTATCGGAAATAACAGATGAAAAATATAATCTCCAAAATATAAAAGACCCCTGGGTGAATGAATAAAATAATGGGATATAAAATTAAAAAAATCTTACAGGAAGAGGGGGCAGAATATTTTCCACTTACTTCTGATATTGAAAATAGATTAAATGATCTTCCCGTATTAAATTGCAATAATCAGGATGATTTCCTTATTGATGAAACAGATGACATGGATAAGCAGACCTTGCGACTTATCCCTTTTAAAGGAGAATTTTTAAAGCCATGCCCAGGGACAAATAATTATATATGTTGCGGATACATGATCTTGAATATCGGGACAAACTGTCCGCTTAACTGTAGTTACTGTATTCTTCAGGCATACTTTAACAAACCGTCCCTCAGGATATTTGTTAATCTTGAAGATAAATTAAATGAAGTAGCTGAATTACTTGATAAATCACCCGAAAGAATATTTAGAGTCGGCACCGGTGAATTCACTGATAGCCTTGCGCTGGATGATATTCATAAGTTCACTACTTTAATAACTGATTTTATTTATGCCAGAAGAAATACAGTAATAGAGTACAAGACAAAAACAACTGAAATTAAAAGACTGCTTACCTTGAAAAGCAGAGAAAGAGTTATTGTTTCATGGTCGCTGAACAGTCCATTTATTGCCGCACATGAAGAACATGGAGCGCCATCAATAGAACAAAGGCTTATCGCTGCTAAAACATGCCAGGATGAAGGATATATTACAGGATTTCACTTTGATCCACTGATCATTCATGATGACTGGAAGGAATATTATTCAAAAACCATTGAGCTAATGGCAAAATACCTTCGCCCAGAGAAAATAATATGGATCAGCATGGGTTGTATGCGTTTTTTACCATCATTAAAAAAAATAATACTGAACAGGCATCCGGAAAGTATTATTTTAAATAATGAATTCATTTATGGGCTTGATGGAAAACAAAGGTATTTCAAACCATTACGTATTGAAATGTACTCCTTCTTAGGCAAACTTCTTAAAGATTGGGCAGGATTTGATCCCGGATTGTATCTATGCATGGAAAGTGATGAAATATGGGAAAAAAGTCTAGGGTGGTCACCTGGTAATTCAGAAGGGTTGTCTAATTATCTTGACGGCAGGGTAAGATTATTCTGGAGCACAACTATATAATATGGAGGATACAATGTTATTAAATAATAAGATCGAGGATGTACTAAACAGGATCAGGCCATCACTTCAGGCAGATGGAGGAGATGTGGAACTGGTAGACGTCGATGTAAATGGGGTTGTAAAGGTTAAGCTTACAGGGGCATGCTCAGGGTGCCCAATGTCCACAATGACATTAAAAATGGGCATTGAAAAGATATTAAAACAGAATATCCCAGAGATCTTGAAAGTTGAGTCTATATAAAAAAAGCAGTTCCATTAAGAATGGAACTGCTGATTCTTGATAAGTAAAAAAATCACTTATTCTTATGCCTCATTTTCTTCATCTGTTTTCTGTATTTATGCTTCCTGATTTTTTTGCGGCGTTTCTTAACAACACTACTCATTAAAGGACCTCCAATAAAAGATGGTGATAAATAATATAATACTGATCAATATGTCAATAACTATTTAAATTCGTTTATAT is from Desulfatiglans sp. and encodes:
- a CDS encoding DNA photolyase — protein: MNKIMGYKIKKILQEEGAEYFPLTSDIENRLNDLPVLNCNNQDDFLIDETDDMDKQTLRLIPFKGEFLKPCPGTNNYICCGYMILNIGTNCPLNCSYCILQAYFNKPSLRIFVNLEDKLNEVAELLDKSPERIFRVGTGEFTDSLALDDIHKFTTLITDFIYARRNTVIEYKTKTTEIKRLLTLKSRERVIVSWSLNSPFIAAHEEHGAPSIEQRLIAAKTCQDEGYITGFHFDPLIIHDDWKEYYSKTIELMAKYLRPEKIIWISMGCMRFLPSLKKIILNRHPESIILNNEFIYGLDGKQRYFKPLRIEMYSFLGKLLKDWAGFDPGLYLCMESDEIWEKSLGWSPGNSEGLSNYLDGRVRLFWSTTI
- a CDS encoding TRAP transporter small permease subunit, with the translated sequence MKIKDIYQVIEYLERGLIILSFSLMIIFSFLNVILRALYTKLGFEPANLVLNNMGWSEPFSRMMLLWITFLGASMLTTENRHIKIDIFGQFMSPFLISLREVITSIACITICFFMVHSSVGYIRMEIVHGTGIILGIKAWVWYLIIPAGFLLILLRFALNLFENIINIRSF
- a CDS encoding ParB N-terminal domain-containing protein — protein: MIYLKKRNSYPLLSVDIDHFSDQPGTFCMSYGFDNSKLVKSIDTIGLINHPCIIKSKNQPIEVITGYRRILALKELNVKEVFCFDLTDSGLTSYQILMFALHDNLYTRELNTVEKSMVIRMLHELVKDSNLICEVCSLIKVNKKDYPVFLKINMLDDSIKQYISNDILNIKIIESLIRMDKEDILLISNLVNKLKLSYSYQLQFIDYTSDISRIKKSPISILLNDENIQEVLRDEKKNIPQKAKEFMDYLRLMRNPNISRYKDIFEKKVKDLQLPENVRIQNPQFFESKGYRMEIDFNNGEELKKVLSEITDEKYNLQNIKDPWVNE
- the rfbD gene encoding dTDP-4-dehydrorhamnose reductase; translation: MKILLLGSSGLLGSDCRDVLKDEHQVIAPSSSELDIISWDAAIDSLHKISPNVIINCAAYTDVNGCEKDDYRIKKVNIEGPRNFAQGSARYNSRMIHISSDYVFSGQKGIPQPYFEDDPVEPVSAYGRCKVESEVAVKENAPSYIIIRTGWLYGKNGNDFIDALLMKAMKSPRKTVKVVDDQVGSPTWSYRLALQIKTLLKTDLKGTFHATAEGYCSRYEFAQHVFEQLNIKTPIKPCKLSDFPQPAKRPHNCILENRLLKNLGYNVMADWKEDVNEYLEKYGKDLIKEAKAKK
- a CDS encoding AURKAIP1/COX24 domain-containing protein; its protein translation is MSSVVKKRRKKIRKHKYRKQMKKMRHKNK
- the dctP gene encoding TRAP transporter substrate-binding protein DctP, which produces MVILVLGIFFLNNKTYCADKTFIIKFATVAPDGSIWVNYMRDLDKRLRLKSQGKIGFRIYAGGIAGDELDVLKKIRIGQIHCAAFSGVGINEILPIWRIMDLPFLFKNSDEVKAVHRELDILFKEEFRKKGFEYITWAEVGDVYLFSKKEIKNRNDFKGLKIWTWSGDPVSKKTFTMMGSIPISLSITDVTTAINTNMIDTVYAPPIGALSMQWNDRMSHMTGFPIAHSTGAILISKEYFDNIPEDLIKLFNNEVKISMTELSSALNKQADESIKIIVQKGVKISDHPGPKEVAEFNELHNEIANSLIGEIFPDTLLLKVNNILHKERSTN
- a CDS encoding NifU family protein gives rise to the protein MLLNNKIEDVLNRIRPSLQADGGDVELVDVDVNGVVKVKLTGACSGCPMSTMTLKMGIEKILKQNIPEILKVESI
- a CDS encoding FAD-dependent oxidoreductase, producing MQYLFTSFSIKNCHFKNRIVMPGLASFLIENDGAYSEKTIEHYRLRASGGPAMIIMEAHGVAPEGVVSNHQARIYDDRFIKDISRAAAVIKNEGCIPAIQIHHAGRQVPSRVINRKPFAPSDLPCPSIKGEVEPLSIKGIEKIITQFGDAAERAKAAGFELIEIHGAHGYLINQFLSGFSNVREDEYGGTINKRSRFARDIIREVRKRVGQDFPLSFKISAQEFVPDGLTTEESIEILKLLIPEGLDVIQVSAGNDATPEWICQSMFMKQACLIESAEKIKSAIDIPVMVVGRINDPVIADKIIKEKRADLICMGRGLLADPELPKKAKAGRLDDIRKCIACNTCMQSIFRNGKIECLVNPTLGRENELVFQPAVRPKNVLIVGGGPGGLNAAHITSKRGHFVDLYEKNNQLGGQLLYAIKPYFKKELSLLLDYLLFQIEKENINCHLNHEITLKEIIDLNPDAVIIATGSIPYMPPIQGINSQNVITVPEILNMAVTINGGNIVVLGGGSSGCEIALDLSNKGCSVTIVEQLPRIGSQIEAATKKMIIKGLKENRVKILTEHTLKEITDDRVYVADKNNNQFSIEFDKLVVSTGNIPDNKLYNDLKNKGIEVYLLGDCIQARGAKEAIYEAAVISNKI